In Cydia pomonella isolate Wapato2018A chromosome 1, ilCydPomo1, whole genome shotgun sequence, one genomic interval encodes:
- the LOC133524589 gene encoding stress-activated map kinase-interacting protein 1 isoform X3, with translation MDFPGFDQPLDYFRQRSNTAQWLDKKEQALKKASKIKVIKWDDSSTELTEEQIADNFTKMEIKKPKQKSMLTELLEKYPDLPHMQYLEYAKFDGTAQLGLQTKMFKIFMKISEMYHNYPLVVCVIATARIKDLIGFTCYKYSIAHPDISLGNINEYGLCIAEDDGDVDLAFPCLDAQEPCGKFGFTCLGLIELNKRDDNNVTSSLPEDATGFTGFMFPKVSDSGPSHHNPSRHNTGGSATSEAVKNALEAVNEGIKKADNDLDKLHSHAMATSAPQYKAYRVHMLRRVMANTLIQLGVSIDRVEVEPLTNSKHTNWLKPKYFMHSIDSIAWCQIMEAKGNKCVFRIVYTDEQKPSTFERSTSFFHSNTNYKFHDFECDHQTAKEIVEKVNTILEFRNSPCRREYKTAKEKKLQTRRSFHSKHMTSS, from the exons ACAAAGATCCAACACAGCGCAGTGGCTCGACAAAAAGGAGCAAGCACTAAAGAAGGCatctaaaataaaagtaatcaaATGGGACGACTCATCCACCGAGCTCACCGAAGAGCAGATCGCGGACAATTTCACgaaaatggaaattaaaaaaccGAAACAGAAATCCATGCTGACGGAGCTTCTGGAGAAATACCCGGATTTACCTCATATGCAGTATTTGGAGTATGCAAAGTTTGATGGTACGGCGCAGTTGGGATTGCAGACGAAGATGTTTAAGATATTTATGAAGATATCGGAAATGTACCATAACTATCCGCTAGTTGTGTGTGTTATAGCTACCGCTAGGATAAAGGATTTGATTGGGTTTACATGCTACAAGTACAG TATCGCGCACCCCGACATATCCCTCGGCAATATAAACGAATACGGTCTCTGCATCGCCGAAGACGACGGAGACGTGGACCTCGCGTTCCCCTGCCTGGACGCCCAAGAGCCCTGCGGCAAGTTCGGCTTCACGTGTCTCGGTCTCATCGAGCTGAACAAGAGAGACGACAACAACGTCACTAGCTCGCTGCCGGAGGACGCCACGGGGTTCACGGGGTTCATGTTTCCTAAG GTGAGCGATTCGGGACCTAGTCATCATAATCCTTCGAGACACAACACGGGCGGTAGCGCTACCTCCGAAGCGGTCAAGAATGCATTGGAGGCAGTCAATGAAG GCATCAAAAAAGCCGACAACGATCTCGACAAGCTCCACTCCCACGCGATGGCGACCTCCGCCCCACAGTACAAAGCATACAGGGTGCACATGTTGCGGCGAGTCATGGCCAACACGCTGATCCAGCTCGGAGTGTCCATAGACAGGGTCGAGGTGGAGCCACTCACCAACAGCAAGCACACAAACTGG CTAAAACCGAAGTACTTCATGCACAGCATAGACTCTATAGCCTGGTGTCAAATAATGGAAGCGAAGGGCAACAAGTGCGTGTTCAGGATCGTGTACACAGACGAACAGAAACCGTCCACATTCGAACGTAGTACAA GTTTCTTCCACTCCAACACGAACTACAAGTTCCACGACTTCGAATGCGACCACCAAACCGCCAAAGAAATTGTCGAGAAAGTCAACACCATTCTCGAGTTCCGGAACAGCCCGTGTAGGAGAGAATACAAGACCGCCAAGGAGAAGAAACTTCAGACTAGGAGAAGTTTCCACTCGAAACATATGACTAGCAGCTAA
- the LOC133524589 gene encoding stress-activated map kinase-interacting protein 1 isoform X4 gives MDFPGFDQPLDHFRQRSNTAQWLDKKEQALKKASKIKVIKWDDSSTELTEEQIADNFTKMEIKKPKQKSMLTELLEKYPDLPHMQYLEYAKFDGTAQLGLQTKMFKIFMKISEMYHNYPLVVCVIATARIKDLIGFTCYKYSIAHPDISLGNINEYGLCIAEDDGDVDLAFPCLDAQEPCGKFGFTCLGLIELNKRDDNNVTSSLPEDATGFTGFMFPKVSDSGPSHHNPSRHNTGGSATSEAVKNALEAVNEGIKKADNDLDKLHSHAMATSAPQYKAYRVHMLRRVMANTLIQLGVSIDRVEVEPLTNSKHTNWLKPKYFMHSIDSIAWCQIMEAKGNKCVFRIVYTDEQKPSTFERSTSFFHSNTNYKFHDFECDHQTAKEIVEKVNTILEFRNSPCRREYKTAKEKKLQTRRSFHSKHMTSS, from the exons ACAAAGATCCAACACAGCGCAGTGGCTCGACAAAAAGGAGCAAGCACTAAAGAAGGCatctaaaataaaagtaatcaaATGGGACGACTCATCCACCGAGCTCACCGAAGAGCAGATCGCGGACAATTTCACgaaaatggaaattaaaaaaccGAAACAGAAATCCATGCTGACGGAGCTTCTGGAGAAATACCCGGATTTACCTCATATGCAGTATTTGGAGTATGCAAAGTTTGATGGTACGGCGCAGTTGGGATTGCAGACGAAGATGTTTAAGATATTTATGAAGATATCGGAAATGTACCATAACTATCCGCTAGTTGTGTGTGTTATAGCTACCGCTAGGATAAAGGATTTGATTGGGTTTACATGCTACAAGTACAG TATCGCGCACCCCGACATATCCCTCGGCAATATAAACGAATACGGTCTCTGCATCGCCGAAGACGACGGAGACGTGGACCTCGCGTTCCCCTGCCTGGACGCCCAAGAGCCCTGCGGCAAGTTCGGCTTCACGTGTCTCGGTCTCATCGAGCTGAACAAGAGAGACGACAACAACGTCACTAGCTCGCTGCCGGAGGACGCCACGGGGTTCACGGGGTTCATGTTTCCTAAG GTGAGCGATTCGGGACCTAGTCATCATAATCCTTCGAGACACAACACGGGCGGTAGCGCTACCTCCGAAGCGGTCAAGAATGCATTGGAGGCAGTCAATGAAG GCATCAAAAAAGCCGACAACGATCTCGACAAGCTCCACTCCCACGCGATGGCGACCTCCGCCCCACAGTACAAAGCATACAGGGTGCACATGTTGCGGCGAGTCATGGCCAACACGCTGATCCAGCTCGGAGTGTCCATAGACAGGGTCGAGGTGGAGCCACTCACCAACAGCAAGCACACAAACTGG CTAAAACCGAAGTACTTCATGCACAGCATAGACTCTATAGCCTGGTGTCAAATAATGGAAGCGAAGGGCAACAAGTGCGTGTTCAGGATCGTGTACACAGACGAACAGAAACCGTCCACATTCGAACGTAGTACAA GTTTCTTCCACTCCAACACGAACTACAAGTTCCACGACTTCGAATGCGACCACCAAACCGCCAAAGAAATTGTCGAGAAAGTCAACACCATTCTCGAGTTCCGGAACAGCCCGTGTAGGAGAGAATACAAGACCGCCAAGGAGAAGAAACTTCAGACTAGGAGAAGTTTCCACTCGAAACATATGACTAGCAGCTAA